The Neomonachus schauinslandi chromosome 11, ASM220157v2, whole genome shotgun sequence genome contains a region encoding:
- the LOC110575787 gene encoding olfactory receptor 4P4-like, with protein sequence MGHENITEFILLGLFSDEDEKVACFVVFSFCYIAILSGNLFILLTIRGSRLREQPMYFFLSYLSFMDVCFTSTVAPKLITDLLTQRKTISYNSCIAQMFCAHFFGATEIFILVAMAYDRYAAICRRLHYMVIMRRQVCYVLVMASILGAFIHSILQVLIIIELPFCGPNQIDHYFCDVFPLLKLACTDISLLVIVIISTTGVLSILTFAALVISYVIILSTLRTRSAQGCHKALSTCGSHITVVFIFFLPLIFTYVPTADSISNDKVFALFYTVIAPMFNPLIYTLRNTDMKNVMRKMWCQDTRFEGK encoded by the coding sequence atgggacatgAAAACATCACAGAATTTATCCTCCTGGGACTTTTCAGTGATGAGGATGAAAAGGTTGCCTGCTTTGTGGTGTTCTCATTTTGCTACATTGCGATTCTTTCAGGAAACCTGTTCATTCTTCTCACCATCAGGGGCAGCCGCCTCCGTGAACAGCCCATGTACTTTTTCCTGAGCTACCTGTCTTTCATGGATGTCTGCTTCACTTCCACAGTGGCCCCCAAACTGATCACAGACCTACTGACTCAGCGGAAGACCATCTCCTACAATAGCTGCATAGCCCAGATGTTTTGTGCCCACTTCTTTGGTGCCACTGAGATCTTCATCTTGGtggccatggcctatgaccgttATGCAGCTATCTGCAGACGCCTTCACTATATGGTCATCATGAGAAGACAGGTGTGCTATGTCCTTGTGATGGCCTCAATTCTCGGAGCATTTATCCATTCAATCCTGCAGGTACTGATTATTATTGAACTTCCCTTCTGTGGCCCCAATCAGATAGACCACTATTTCTGTGATGTTTTCCCTTTGCTGAAGCTAGCCTGCACGGACATTAGCCTGTTGGTTATTGTGATCATTAGCACCACCGGAGTGCTGTCCATTTTGACCTTTGCTGCCTTGGTAATTTCTTACGTCATCATCCTGTCCACCCTGAGGACTCGTTCAGCCCAGGGCTGCCACAAAGCCCTCTCCACCTGTGGCTCACACATCACTGTCGTGTTCATATTCTTCTTGCCCCTCATCTTCACATATGTCCCCACGGCTGATTCCATCAGTAACGACAAAGTTTTTGCCCTATTTTACACCGTGATTGCCCCAATGTTCAACCCTCTCATCTACACGCTGAGAAACACAGACATGAAGAATGTCATGAGGAAAATGTGGTGCCAGGACACAAGGTTTGAAGGGAAATGA
- the LOC110575788 gene encoding olfactory receptor 4C11: MQQNNSITEFILLGLTQDPMKKKMIFVIFFILYMGTMIGNLLIIVTIKFSRTLGSPMYFFLFYWSLADSCFSTSTAPRLIVDSLSAKRIITYNECMTQVFALHFLGCMEIYVLILMAADRYVAICKPLRYPTIMRQQVCTILIVLAWIGSFIHSIAQIILALRLPFCGPNLIDHYCCDLQPLLELACMDTYMINLLLVSNSGVICSSSFVILMISYIVILHSLRNHSAEGRKKALSTCTSHIIVIVLFFVPCIFIYTRPPTTFPMDKMVAVFYTIGTPFLNPLLYTLRNAEVKNAMRKLWHIKITTESKR; encoded by the coding sequence ATGCAGCAAAATAACAGCATAACTGAGTTCATCCTATTAGGATTGACACAAGAtcctatgaaaaagaaaatgatatttgtaatcttcttcattttatatatgggAACCATGATAGGGAATTTACTGATTATAGTGACCATCAAGTTCAGCCGGACACTTGGGAGCCCCATgtactttttcctattttattggtCTCTTGCTGATTCCTGCTTTTCAACATCCACAGCCCCCAGACTAATTGTGGACTCACTCTCTGCAAAAAGAATCATAACTTATAATGAGTGCATGACTCAAGTCTTTGCACTACATTTCTTAGGCTGCATGGAGATCTATGTCCTCATCCTCATGGCTGCTGATCGCTATGTGGCCATCTGTAAGCCCCTACGTTACCCAACCATCATGAGGCAGCAGGTCTGCACAATCCTGATTGTTCTTGCATGGATAGggtcttttatccattctatagCCCAGATTATCCTGGCTTTGAGGTTGCCCTTCTGTGGACCAAATTTGATTGATCATTACTGCTGTGATTTGCAGCCCTTGCTGGAACTTGCTTGCATGGACACATACATGATCAACCTACTGTTGGTGTCTAACAGCGGGGTCATTTGCTCAAGCAGTTTTGTGATTCTGATGATCTCATACATTGTCATCTTGCATTCCCTGCGAAACCACAGtgcagaagggaggaaaaaagctcTCTCTACTTGTACTTCTCACATCATTGTAATAGTTTTATTCTTTGTTccatgtatattcatatatacacgCCCCCCAACCACTTTCCCCATGGACAAGATGGTGGCTGTATTTTATACTATTGGGACCCCTTTTCTCAACCCACTCCTCTACACACTGAGAAATGCAGAAGTGAAAAATGCCATGAGAAAGCTATGGCATATAAAAATtaccacagaaagcaaaagatGA
- the LOC110575786 gene encoding olfactory receptor 4C16-like: MQLYNVTEFILLGLTQDPLRKKIVFVIFLLFYLGMLLGNFLIITTIKTSQTLGSPMYFFLFHLSLSDTCFCSSIAPRMIVDALLKKTTISFSECMIQVFSFHFFGCLEIFILILMAADRYVAICKPLHYTTIMSRRVCEVLVAIAWVGSCVHSLAQIFLALSLPFCGPNVIDHYFCDLQPLLKLACADTYVINLLLVSNSGAICTVSFVMLMCSYVIILYSLRNHSAEGRRKALSTCISHIIVVILFFGPCIFIYTRPATTFPMDKMIAVFYTLGTPLINPLIYTLRNAEVKNAMRKLWRKKLISDDKR; encoded by the coding sequence ATGCAGCTATATAATGTGACTGAGTTCATTCTGCTTGGGTTGACCCAGGATCCTCTTAGAAAGAAAATTGTGTTtgtcattttcttgcttttctatcTGGGGATGTTGCTGGGTAACTTTTTGATTATTACTACTATCAAGACCAGCCAGACACTAGGGAGTCcaatgtatttcttccttttccacctATCCTTATCTGACACCTGCTTTTGTAGTTCCATAGCCCCTAGAATGATTGTGGATGCCCTTTTGAAGAAAACCACTATCTCTTTCAGTGAGTGCATGATACAAgtcttttcattccatttctttggCTGCCTGGAGATTTTCATCCTAATCCTCATGGCTGCTGACCGCTACGTGGCCATCTGTAAGCCCCTGCACTACACAACCATCATGAGTCGACGGGTCTGTGAGGTGCTGGTGGCTATAGCCTGGGTGGGGTCCTGTGTGCATTCTTTAGCTCAGATTTTTCTTGCCTTGAGTTTACCTTTCTGTGGTCCCAATGTGATTGATCACTATTTTTGTGACTTGCAGCCCTTGTTGAAACTTGCCTGCGCAGACACCTATGTGATCAATCTACTGTTGGTGTCCAATAGTGGGGCCATTTGTACAGTGAGTTTTGTCATGCTGATGTGCTCCTATGTTATCATCTTGTATTCTCTGAGAAACCACAGTGCTGAAGGGAGGAGAAAAGCCCTCTCCACCTGCATCTCTCACATCATTGTGGTCATCTTGTTCTTTGGTCCTtgcatatttatatacacacgCCCTGCAACCACCTTCCCCATGGATAAGATGATAGCTGTGTTTTATACACTTGGAACACCTTTGATCAATCCTCTGATTTACACATTGAGGAATGCAGAAGTGAAAAATGCCATGAGGAAGTTATGGAGAAAGAAGTTGATTTCAGATGACAAAAGATGA